The Triticum aestivum cultivar Chinese Spring chromosome 3A, IWGSC CS RefSeq v2.1, whole genome shotgun sequence genome includes a region encoding these proteins:
- the LOC123057519 gene encoding wax ester synthase/diacylglycerol acyltransferase 11 produces the protein MKETVNVATPPSRPLSVRVSAETESANNSTAEDPMSPTGRVFEEMGVYIIVVMGLCTPVNLPVFRAGIETELLTRFPRFRSIQVMDGSKDGKPRWVQTVVNVDDHIIVPRLDLASVDSDPEKAVEDYVASPSLLPMDRRRPLWEFHFLDFPTSEAASTTVLRLHHSIGDGMSIITLLMASSRSTADPARLPAMPPPPKRTGAIYQRCPQPPRLLSGDYLAWLWSYFVLAWHTLVDIVLLAATVLFLRDPGTMFTLVPNGGQSRGRKRLVHQSLRLDDVKLIKTVMNCTMNDVLVGVTSAALSRYYFRKSCNINTKRICLRSILPVNTRPVSSRQTYVTKVETGNQISNIICPFYIALHNDPLEYVRTAKRSMHRKKSSLEVMFAQMTVDFLVKYFGPKTGAFIFRCFVTRTTAVLSNVVGPAEHITLCGHPIAFMAISVYGLPQALTMHYLNYGSNIKVILTVDDEQFPDCHQLLNDFAESVKLVRDAASLKTLTTLIQND, from the exons ATGAAAGAAACAGTTAACGTAGCCACTCCGCCAAGCCGTCCGCTCTCTGTCCGTGTGTCAGCAGAGACGGAATCTGCTAACAATTCCACGGCAGAGGACCCCATGAGCCCTACCGGAAGAGTCTTCGAGGAGATGGGTGTCTATATCATCGTCGTGATGGGGCTTTGCACGCCGGTGAACCTGCCCGTCTTCCGCGCAGGCATCGAAACAGAACTGCTTACCCGGTTCCCACGCTTCCGCAGCATTCAA GTGATGGATGGGTCGAAGGATGGAAAGCCACGCTGGGTGCAAACGGTGGTAAATGTGGACGACCACATCATCGTCCCGAGGCTAGATCTTGCCTCCGTGGACTCTGACCCAGAAAAGGCCGTGGAGGACTACGTGGCGTCTCCATCCCTGCTCCCGATGGACAGGCGCCGTCCTCTCTGGGAGTTCCACTTTCTTGACTTCCCGACTTCGGAGGCAGCCTCCACGACGGTGCTCCGCCTGCACCACTCCATCGGCGACGGCATGTCGATCATCACTCTCCTCATGGCGTCGTCGCGCAGCACGGCCGACCCGGCGAGGCTGccggccatgccgccgccgcccaaaCGCACTGGCGCCATCTACCAACGGTGTCCACAGCCTCCGCGGCTTTTGTCAGGCGATTACCTTGCGTGGCTTTGGTCGTACTTTGTGCTAGCATGGCACACGCTGGTGGACATCGTGTTGCTTGCTGCGACCGTATTGTTCTTGAGAGATCCAGGCACGATGTTCACGCTTGTGCCAAACGGCGGCCAGTCTCGCGGCCGCAAGCGCTTGGTGCACCAGAGCCTCAGGCTCGACGATGTCAAGCTCATCAAGACTGTCATGAACTGC ACTATGAATGACGTGCTAGTTGGTGTGACTTCAGCAGCTCTTTCACGGTACTACTTTAGGAAATCCT GTAACATCAACACCAAGAGAATCTGCTTGCGATCAATCCTCCCTGTGAACACAAGGCCAGTCTCCAGCCGACAA ACATATGTTACCAAGGTAGAGACCGGGAATCAAATTAGCAATATCATCTGTCCATTTTATATAGCCTTGCACAATGATCCCCTTGAGTATGTTCGCACGGCAAAAAGGTCTATGCATAGGAAAAAGAGCTCTTTAGAAGTGATGTTCGCACAAATGACTGTTGATTTTTTGGTGAAATACTTTGGTCCAAAG ACAGGAGCTTTCATCTTCCGCTGCTTTGTCACACGTACAACCGCAGTCTTATCAAATGTCGTAGGGCCAGCTGAACATATAACTTTATGTGGGCACCCGATTGCCTTCATGGCAATTAGCGTCTATGGTTTACCACAA GCTCTGACCATGCACTACCTAAATTATGGCAGCAATATCAAGGTCATTCTAACAGTTGACGACGAACAATTTCCAGATTGTCATCAACTTTTAAATGATTTTGCTGAGTCCGTCAAGCTTGTTAGGGATGCGGCTAGCCTCAAGACATTAACAACATTGATCCAGAATGACTGA